The Danio rerio strain Tuebingen ecotype United States chromosome 10, GRCz12tu, whole genome shotgun sequence genome contains a region encoding:
- the LOC100332822 gene encoding LOW QUALITY PROTEIN: uncharacterized protein (The sequence of the model RefSeq protein was modified relative to this genomic sequence to represent the inferred CDS: deleted 1 base in 1 codon), whose product MDQGWKRLPFLVVFLLFWMNAPGYAYLTYPNAGQWWGQPSDNAFLPLVVQSSVPESPVTGVVLEEVVSSLPKNRPKFNLLQAVKGGVSSSSDSTPQALSPNTPSSASLPVDQSGMSGLVSLQGSSGSSTSSGSGQLVFAQGEGGSFALKTGVTGQSTNDQSSPSPSSSASQGTTYGVITQAQGASQSAPGSSSPYTTISLPKYVTSQLITGPSSKQFTSVYGTQTGSSAPFTLKESTTYGGQIQTQDATSQLVRCHKSTSTPYISVSSPQVVTGQLTPVPGSKPVTSVYTTQTGSSAPFILQELLQGPDSTKQVVYESSTPYVSVSLPQVVTSQLTPVPGSKQVTSMYTTQTGSSAPFTLQELLQGPDSTKQVVYESSTPYVSVSLPQVVTSPLTPVPSSKQVTSVYGTRTGSSAPFTLQRLLQGKGSTSQVVSVPSTPYIAVSLPQGVTSLSTPVSSSKQVTSVYTTQTGPSAPFTLQELLQGQDATSQFVSGSSSPYVAVSLPQVVTSQSAVPCSKQVTSVYGTQTGSSAPFTLQRLLQGKGSTSPLVSVPSTPYISVSLPQGVTSQSMTLPSSKQITSVYTTQTGSSAPFTFKESGTYGGQIQTQDATSKLVLASSTPYVSVSSPQVVTSHLTPVPGSKPVTSVYTTQTGSSVPFPLQGVLQGQDSTSQVVYGSSTPYVSVTLPQDVTSQLTPVPSSKQVTSVYTTQTGSSAPFTLQGVLQGQDATSQFVSGSLSPYVAFSLPQVVTSQSAVPSSKQITSVYGTRTGSSAPYTLQGSTYGGPIQPQNAKDVSSTGSSSSVLLTSTGDISNPSSSFSALKRYYSVKD is encoded by the exons ATTTAACTTATCCAAATGCTGGCCAATGGTGGGGTCAGCCATCTGACAACGCTTTCTTGCCTCTTGTGGTCCAGTCTTCTGTGCCAGAATCCCCTGTGACTGGGGTTGTGCTTGAAGAAGTGGTCTCTAGTTTGCCAAAAAACAGACCCAAGTTTAATCTACTTCAGGCTGTTAAAGGTGGTGTTTCCAGCAGTTCTGACTCTACACCCCAAGCTCTATCTCCAAATACCCCCTCTTCAGCTTCTCTGCCTGTGGATCAATCTGGTATGAGTGGTTTAGTGTCACTTCAGGGTTCGTCTGGATCATCCACTTCAAGTGGTTCTGGACAACTTGTTTTTGCACAAGGGGAAGGTGGCAGCTTTGCATTGAAGACTGGAGTTACTGGCCAGTCTACTAATGATCAGAGCTCCCCTAGTCCGTCTAGTTCAGCTTCACAAGGTACCACCTATGGTGTAATTACCCAGGCTCAAGGTGCAAGTCAGTCTGCTCCAGGATCTTCATCCCCATATACAACCATATCATTGCCCAAATATGTTACTAGTCAGTTGATAACTGGACCAAGTTCAAAGCAATTTACCTCCGTCTATGGCACCCAGACAGGATCCTCTGCCCCTTTCACTTTGAAAGAAAGTACCACATATGGTGGACAAATCCAGACTCAAGATGCCACAAGTCAATTAGTC AGATGCCACAAGTCAACTTCAACCCCATACATATCTGTATCATCACCTCAAGTTGTGACTGGTCAACTGACACCTGTGCCAGGTTCAAAGCCGGTCACCTCTGTCTATACAACCCAGACAGGATCCTCCGCCCCTTTCATTTTGCAAGAACTACTCCAGGGTCCAGATTCAACAAAGCAGGTTGTTTATGAATCTTCAACCCCATACGTATCTGTATCATTGCCCCAAGTTGTTACTAGTCAATTGACACCAGTGCCAGGTTCAAAGCAGGTTACATCCATGTATACAACCCAGACAGGATCCTCTGCCCCTTTCACTTTGCAAGAACTACTCCAGGGTCCAGATTCAACAAAGCAGGTTGTTTATGAATCTTCAACCCCATACGTATCTGTATCATTGCCCCAAGTTGTTACTAGTCCGTTGACACCTGTACCAAGTTCAAAGCAGGTTACCTCTGTCTATGGCACTCGGACTGGTTCTTCTGCTCCCTTCACTCTGCAAAGGTTACTCCAGGGTAAAGGTTCAACAAGCCAGGTTGTTTCAGTACCTTCAACCCCATATATAGCTGTATCATTGCCCCAAGGTGTTACTAGTCTGTCAACACCTGTGTCAAGTTCAAAGCAGGTTACCTCTGTCTATACCACCCAGACTGGACCCTCTGCCCCTTTCACTTTGCAAGAACTACTCCAGGGTCAAGATGCCACAAGCCAGTTTGTTTCAGGATCTTCAAGCCCATATGTAGCTGTATCCCTGCCCCAAGTTGTTACTAGTCAGTCAGCTGTGCCCTGTTCAAAGCAGGTTACATCTGTCTATGGCACTCAGACTGGTTCTTCTGCTCCCTTCACTCTCCAAAGACTACTCCAGGGTAAAGGTTCAACAAGCCCACTTGTATCCGTACCTTCAACCCCATACATATCTGTATCATTGCCCCAAGGTGTTACTAGTCAGTCGATGACATTGCCTAGTTCTAAGCAGATAACATCCGTCTATACCACCCAGACAGGATCCTCTGCCCCTTTCACTTTTAAAGAAAGTGGCACATATGGGGGACAAATCCAGACTCAAGATGCCACTAGTAAATTAGTTTTAGCATCTTCAACCCCTTACGTATCTGTATCATCACCCCAAGTTGTGACTAGTCATTTGACACCTGTGCCAGGTTCAAAGCCGGTCACCTCTGTCTATACAACCCAGACAGGATCCTCTGTCCCTTTCCCTTTGCAAGGAGTACTCCAGGGTCAAGATTCAACAAGCCAGGTTGTTTATGGATCTTCAACCCCATACGTATCCGTAACATTGCCCCAAGATGTTACTAGTCAGTTGACACCTGTGCCAAGTTCAAAGCAGGTTACTTCTGTCTATACCACCCAAACAGGTTCTTCTGCCCCATTCACTTTGCAAGGAGTACTCCAAGGTCAAGATGCCACAAGCCAGTTTGTTTCGGGATCTTTGAGCCCATATGTAGCTTTTTCCTTGCCCCAAGTTGTTACTAGCCAGTCAGCTGTGCCCAGTTCAAAGCAGATTACCTCTGTCTATGGCACTCGGACAGGTTCTTCTGCTCCTTACACTTTGCAAGGAAGCACATATGGTGGACCAATCCAGCCACAAAATGCCAAAGATGTGTCTTCTACAGGATCTTCATCCTCTGTCCTCCTGACCTCAACTGGTGACATTTCTAATCCTTCCAGCAGCTTTTCTGCCCTAAAACGTTACTACTCTGTCAAGGATTAG